From the genome of Pantoea alfalfae, one region includes:
- a CDS encoding hybrid sensor histidine kinase/response regulator, whose protein sequence is MESPAVRVILLILLFWCGTGLAEVRPVSSVNLPMMLPVTHAETMQGRILRVGLLEENHAPWAMRIGNDLYGINADYLSALRQLTGAQFTLNLYSDQPHLMQALTSGQIDFALGMWSDPLPPGTLSSENWFSSPLRVYRNQQNQRAVMFNSQNASLAISDSTLAQLPSALAARHSWQRYSSDLQALYTLLNQQNDYVVADETSAGFLLSQLQQGQIYQIASHIEAGQLNLRAVARDPQLISWINQSLRQLPAELMNTLQARWSSTLPRYQDTQTLMLSPAERAWIADHPRITYTAEPDNYPWSYRDASGTARGYGVDLLKAIAQSTGLAFEPVWVSNPRQASTLIQQKQAMLQLMQPLNGDAMQSTSLPVWRALWGIYSVQSDTLAHWRDLQGKRIGVLQDDLALRLLPADLKPQPFADRNSLYDALAKGQIDVLVDNVLSARWRIASRDDARIHLAFAASDIAWPIALGVTPGQPVLRTLLDRALQQIPADTQSQMRDSWSTPPQPGSVIAMRSLPMMVLAVAGAAIVLLLLLLARRYWQQRRERQQREQAEHANAMKSQFLATVSHELRTPMQAILGLLELEKQQHSSQNLSLLHSSAQSLLTLLNDLQDHARIESNSFTLAPRPLALAQWLDQQQHFYHPLMRADGPRLIVEALTPLPGTVLIDADRLQQVVNNLMTNALKFTRHGAIRLTLAAQQQQLILTVSDSGSGIPPEEQQKLFDPWYQAPSGKSVSVQGSGLGLFICREMVLRMGGDIRLASEPGHGTQVTVTLPLQICAPVNHADDTTLPGFPQLRVAIVDDHPANLLVMQQQLARFAIQADIFEQGRALLQADAKQPYDLLFIDQMMPRPDGTLLLRILRRRDRQRRRQAMRVLCSADAQLLSQSPEAGERVLIKPVQLADLSALLAEWQQEWQDDPLATLDDNLWQLAQQNDKFLSRLSQTLHSTVTQDLAVMREAHERADWTQFAEAAHRMKGSCLLAGLEHGAQLSQQLTEQVKQHQDTSETWQLLILFANRLLKKLESYGTYPHS, encoded by the coding sequence GTGGAAAGCCCAGCAGTGAGGGTTATTCTGCTGATCCTGCTGTTCTGGTGCGGCACCGGGCTGGCTGAGGTGCGTCCGGTGAGCAGCGTGAATCTGCCGATGATGCTGCCGGTGACGCACGCGGAAACGATGCAGGGCAGGATCCTGCGCGTCGGCCTGCTGGAAGAGAACCACGCGCCCTGGGCAATGCGCATCGGCAATGACCTCTATGGCATCAATGCCGACTATCTTTCCGCGCTGCGACAGCTGACCGGTGCGCAGTTCACGCTTAACCTCTACAGCGATCAACCACATCTGATGCAGGCGCTGACCAGCGGCCAGATCGATTTTGCGCTGGGCATGTGGAGCGACCCACTGCCACCCGGCACCCTGAGCAGCGAAAACTGGTTCAGCAGTCCGCTGCGGGTTTACCGCAATCAGCAAAACCAGCGTGCCGTGATGTTTAACAGCCAGAATGCCTCGCTTGCTATCAGTGACAGCACGCTGGCACAGCTGCCATCTGCGCTGGCGGCCCGTCACAGCTGGCAACGCTACAGCAGCGACCTGCAGGCGCTCTATACCCTGCTTAATCAGCAAAATGACTATGTGGTGGCAGATGAGACCAGCGCCGGTTTTCTGCTGAGCCAGCTGCAACAGGGCCAGATTTATCAGATCGCCTCCCATATTGAGGCCGGCCAGCTCAACCTGCGCGCGGTGGCGCGCGATCCCCAGCTTATCAGCTGGATAAATCAGAGCCTGCGTCAGTTGCCTGCAGAACTGATGAACACGCTGCAGGCACGCTGGAGCAGTACGCTGCCGCGCTATCAGGACACCCAGACTCTGATGCTCAGCCCCGCTGAGCGCGCCTGGATTGCCGATCATCCGCGTATTACCTATACCGCCGAACCGGACAACTATCCCTGGAGTTATCGCGATGCCAGCGGAACTGCCCGAGGCTATGGCGTGGATTTGCTGAAAGCGATTGCGCAGAGCACCGGATTAGCGTTTGAGCCGGTGTGGGTCAGTAATCCCCGTCAGGCCAGCACGCTGATTCAGCAAAAGCAGGCAATGCTGCAGCTGATGCAGCCGCTGAATGGCGATGCGATGCAGAGCACGTCGCTGCCGGTGTGGCGTGCGCTGTGGGGCATTTATAGCGTCCAGTCCGATACGCTGGCTCACTGGCGCGACCTGCAGGGCAAGCGGATCGGCGTGTTGCAGGATGACCTGGCGCTGCGTCTGCTGCCTGCGGATCTCAAGCCACAGCCGTTTGCCGATCGTAATAGTCTCTATGACGCGCTGGCAAAGGGGCAGATCGATGTGCTGGTCGATAACGTACTCTCCGCCCGCTGGCGCATCGCCAGCCGGGATGATGCCCGTATTCATCTCGCCTTTGCCGCCAGCGATATCGCCTGGCCGATCGCGCTGGGCGTCACGCCTGGCCAGCCGGTGCTGCGCACCCTGCTGGATCGCGCGCTGCAGCAGATCCCGGCTGACACACAGAGCCAGATGCGCGACAGCTGGTCAACCCCGCCGCAGCCCGGCAGCGTGATAGCGATGCGTTCGCTGCCGATGATGGTGCTGGCGGTGGCAGGTGCGGCCATTGTGCTGCTGCTGTTGCTGCTGGCGCGCCGCTACTGGCAACAGCGCCGGGAACGTCAGCAGCGTGAACAGGCGGAACATGCCAATGCAATGAAAAGCCAGTTTCTGGCGACCGTCAGTCATGAGCTGCGTACCCCAATGCAGGCGATCCTGGGTCTGCTGGAGCTGGAGAAGCAGCAGCACAGCAGCCAGAACCTTTCGCTACTGCACAGCAGCGCACAATCGCTGCTGACTCTGCTGAATGACCTGCAGGATCATGCACGCATCGAGAGCAACAGTTTTACCCTGGCACCTCGCCCGCTGGCGCTGGCGCAGTGGCTCGATCAACAGCAGCATTTTTATCATCCGTTGATGCGCGCTGACGGCCCACGTCTGATCGTCGAGGCGCTGACGCCGCTGCCTGGCACCGTATTGATTGATGCCGACCGCCTTCAGCAGGTTGTAAACAACCTGATGACCAATGCGCTAAAATTCACCCGCCACGGCGCGATTCGCCTGACGCTGGCCGCACAGCAACAACAGTTGATTCTGACAGTGAGCGACAGCGGCAGCGGTATTCCGCCAGAGGAGCAGCAGAAGCTGTTTGATCCCTGGTATCAGGCGCCGTCCGGTAAATCGGTTTCGGTGCAGGGCAGCGGCCTGGGGCTGTTTATCTGCCGGGAAATGGTGCTGCGGATGGGCGGCGACATCCGGCTCGCCTCTGAACCTGGGCACGGTACTCAGGTCACCGTGACGCTGCCGCTGCAGATCTGTGCACCGGTAAACCACGCAGACGACACGACCCTGCCCGGCTTTCCACAGCTTAGGGTGGCGATTGTCGATGACCATCCAGCCAATCTGCTGGTGATGCAGCAGCAGCTGGCGCGCTTTGCAATTCAGGCTGACATCTTCGAACAGGGACGCGCACTGCTGCAGGCCGACGCAAAGCAGCCTTATGATCTATTGTTTATCGACCAGATGATGCCGCGCCCTGACGGTACGCTGTTGTTGCGCATATTGCGTCGTCGTGACCGCCAGCGCAGACGTCAGGCGATGCGGGTGCTCTGCTCGGCTGACGCGCAGCTGCTGTCGCAGTCACCTGAGGCGGGCGAGCGTGTGCTGATTAAACCGGTGCAGTTAGCCGATCTCAGCGCGCTGCTGGCAGAGTGGCAGCAGGAGTGGCAGGACGATCCGCTGGCGACACTGGATGACAACCTGTGGCAGCTGGCGCAGCAGAATGACAAATTCCTCAGCCGTCTGAGCCAGACGTTGCACAGTACGGTGACACAGGACCTGGCTGTGATGCGTGAGGCACACGAACGCGCAGACTGGACGCAGTTCGCCGAAGCAGCACACCGGATGAAAGGAAGCTGCTTGCTGGCAGGGCTGGAGCATGGCGCGCAACTCAGCCAGCAGCTGACGGAGCAGGTTAAACAGCATCAGGACACGTCTGAGACGTGGCAATTACTGATA